One segment of Cervus canadensis isolate Bull #8, Minnesota chromosome 32, ASM1932006v1, whole genome shotgun sequence DNA contains the following:
- the UBALD1 gene encoding UBA-like domain-containing protein 1, with product MSVNMDELKHQVMINQFVLTAGCAADQAKQLLQAAHWQFETALSAFFQETNIPYSHHHHQMMCTPANTPATPPNFPDALTMFSRLKASESFHSGGSGSPMAATATSPPPHFPLTATGSFAAPGWPAAASPPGGAQHHQPPQPPLWTPAPPSPASDWPPLAPQQAASEPRAQPAMEAER from the exons aTGTCCGTGAACATGGACGAGCTCAAGCACCAGGTTATGATCAACCAGTTCGTGCTGACGGCCGGCTGCGCGGCCGACCAGGCGAAGCAGTTGCTGCAGGCGGCCCACTGGCAGTTCGAG ACGGCCCTCAGCGCCTTTTTCCAAGAGACCAACATCCCCTAcagccaccatcaccaccagatG ATGTGCACTCCCGCCAACACCCCCGCCACGCCCCCCAACTTCCCCGACGCCCTCACCATGTTCTCCCGCCTCAAGGCCTCCGAGAGCTTCCACAGCGGAGGCAGCGGCAGCCCGATGGCCGCCACGGCCACGTCGCCGCCGCCGCACTTCCCGCTCACCGCCACCGGCAGCTTCGCGGCGCCCGGCTGGCCGGCCGCGGCCTCACCCCCAGGGGGCGCACAGCACCACCAGCCGCCGCAGCCGCCCCTGTGGACTCCGGCCCCCCCTTCCCCGGCGTCAGACTGGCCGCCACTGGCCCCCCAACAGGCCGCCTCGGAACCCAGGGCCCAGCCCGCCATGGAGGCCGAGAGATAA